In a genomic window of Thermoproteus tenax Kra 1:
- a CDS encoding shikimate kinase — translation MPRCVQTCAWGGGSIINALALGVGASFPISLKVNAEVCEGELKVISDAPVDLGPMYRAAEELSARFKLGGFSVKFWGDLPTAGGLKSSSAAVNAMIMGLNELFGLGLNPLDVARLNAEISKKVGISVTGAFDDAVASALGEAWLTDNNGRALLRRLDVAGDVVVLIPPWGKGRGKVEEMRAVAGAVRAAVLYALRGDWKSAMVINAISYGFALGYDPTPTLIALKMGAIGGVSGTGPSHVFITDEPNGLKTRLSQFGQTIVATIPAGPCVT, via the coding sequence ATGCCCAGGTGCGTACAGACGTGCGCATGGGGCGGAGGATCCATAATCAACGCCTTAGCTTTGGGCGTGGGAGCCTCGTTCCCCATATCGCTCAAAGTCAACGCAGAGGTATGCGAGGGGGAGCTGAAGGTAATCTCGGATGCTCCAGTCGATTTGGGCCCTATGTACAGAGCTGCAGAGGAGCTAAGCGCGCGGTTCAAACTGGGCGGCTTCTCTGTGAAGTTCTGGGGCGATTTGCCCACGGCGGGCGGTCTGAAGTCGAGCAGCGCTGCCGTGAACGCCATGATAATGGGGTTAAACGAGCTCTTCGGGCTCGGGCTAAATCCCTTAGATGTCGCGCGGCTGAACGCCGAAATAAGCAAGAAGGTGGGGATAAGCGTGACCGGCGCGTTCGATGATGCGGTGGCCTCCGCGCTCGGCGAGGCGTGGCTCACAGACAACAACGGGAGGGCCCTCCTTAGGCGCTTGGACGTAGCTGGCGATGTGGTGGTCTTGATACCTCCATGGGGAAAGGGCCGAGGGAAGGTCGAAGAGATGCGGGCCGTGGCCGGCGCAGTCAGAGCCGCTGTGCTCTACGCTCTCCGCGGCGACTGGAAGTCGGCCATGGTTATAAACGCGATCTCCTATGGCTTTGCGCTTGGCTACGATCCCACGCCCACGCTCATCGCGCTCAAGATGGGCGCGATAGGCGGCGTCTCGGGCACCGGCCCCTCCCATGTTTTTATAACCGATGAACCAAATGGGTTGAAAACGCGTCTGTCTCAATTCGGCCAAACTATAGTGGCCACTATCCCCGCAGGTCCCTGCGTCACCTAA
- the aroC gene encoding chorismate synthase produces the protein MSFFGRELRVATFGESHGKAIGVVIDGVPAGLPLTEEDIRRELDRRMFCNIPVLNPRCEPEEFEVLSGIKEGRTQGTPIAIVLWNKRVISSYYDELWMRPRPGHADLAYYLKYGANYDHRGGGRASGRTTAALVAAGAVAKRLLSIIGAEVVGHIVELGGVQISREYTIDDIKSSWSKPIPVVDEDAMRAMLDKIVEAVKEGDSIGGAAEVWIVGVPPGLGEPAFDKIKADLAKAAMSIPSAVAFEIGAGIRLSRMKGSEANDPIVLKNGKVGLATNKVGGTLGGITVGEPVWFRTYFKPTPSVRKPQQTVDLARREPYMLQFKGRYDVTTVPKALVALEAMAAIVIADHALRAGLIRRDRPLQ, from the coding sequence ATGTCATTCTTCGGCAGAGAGCTCAGGGTGGCGACCTTCGGCGAGAGCCACGGGAAGGCGATAGGCGTAGTCATAGACGGCGTCCCAGCCGGGCTTCCTCTGACTGAGGAGGACATAAGGAGGGAGCTCGACAGAAGGATGTTCTGCAACATCCCGGTCTTGAACCCTCGTTGCGAGCCTGAGGAGTTCGAGGTGCTCTCGGGAATAAAAGAGGGGAGGACTCAGGGCACTCCTATAGCGATAGTCCTCTGGAACAAAAGAGTGATCTCGAGCTACTACGATGAGCTATGGATGAGGCCGAGACCGGGACACGCCGATCTTGCCTACTATCTGAAATACGGGGCCAACTACGACCACAGAGGTGGCGGCAGAGCCTCCGGGAGAACCACCGCGGCTCTCGTGGCGGCCGGCGCCGTTGCGAAGAGGCTACTGTCAATTATTGGGGCGGAGGTAGTAGGCCACATAGTAGAGCTGGGAGGTGTGCAGATATCCAGAGAATACACAATAGACGACATAAAGTCCTCCTGGAGCAAGCCTATCCCGGTGGTCGATGAAGACGCCATGAGGGCCATGTTGGACAAAATCGTGGAGGCCGTCAAGGAGGGCGACTCAATAGGCGGAGCGGCGGAGGTCTGGATCGTTGGCGTTCCGCCTGGTTTGGGGGAGCCAGCCTTCGACAAAATAAAGGCCGATCTGGCCAAGGCGGCGATGTCCATACCAAGCGCAGTGGCCTTTGAGATAGGCGCCGGCATAAGGCTGTCCAGAATGAAGGGGAGCGAGGCCAACGATCCCATAGTCTTGAAAAACGGAAAAGTGGGGCTCGCCACTAACAAAGTCGGAGGAACGTTGGGCGGCATCACTGTTGGAGAGCCTGTGTGGTTCAGGACATATTTCAAGCCGACTCCCTCGGTAAGGAAGCCTCAGCAGACCGTAGATCTGGCGAGGAGGGAGCCCTATATGCTTCAGTTCAAAGGTAGATACGATGTGACCACCGTGCCCAAGGCTCTGGTAGCCTTGGAGGCTATGGCGGCCATAGTAATCGCCGATCACGCGCTGAGGGCCGGCCTAATAAGGAGGGATCGGCCGCTTCAGTGA
- a CDS encoding shikimate dehydrogenase family protein, which yields MKLFAVIGQGVRAKSASPAMHNASFRRLGVDAHYLAIEVPAHSLRCFTDLARLNLAGFNVTIPLKELILEHLDGVNMEARAIGAVNTVKVERNLLVGFNTDFQAIYRLAGKYIEGGRVLILGAGGAARAALYAAIKAGAAEIVVANRTRERALELAREFAEKFGRSIRGQELANLPKADVVVNATPVHDRVLAPLDGARAYVEYVYNPPRTAMVELAESLGVSVVDGVSILVEQGAIAEEIWLGVNPDREIMRRAVLDFLGQGATS from the coding sequence ATGAAGCTGTTCGCCGTTATAGGACAAGGCGTCAGAGCCAAGTCGGCCTCGCCGGCCATGCACAACGCCTCATTTAGGAGACTGGGCGTGGATGCTCACTATCTGGCAATAGAAGTTCCGGCGCACTCGCTTCGTTGTTTCACTGATCTGGCCCGCCTCAACTTAGCGGGCTTCAATGTGACCATCCCGCTTAAGGAGCTTATACTGGAGCACTTGGACGGAGTCAATATGGAGGCCAGAGCCATCGGCGCCGTTAACACCGTGAAGGTTGAAAGAAACCTCTTGGTCGGCTTCAATACGGACTTCCAGGCTATATATAGACTCGCTGGAAAGTATATAGAGGGAGGGCGTGTGTTGATCTTGGGCGCTGGAGGTGCGGCGAGAGCGGCCCTCTATGCAGCCATAAAGGCCGGCGCCGCCGAGATCGTTGTGGCGAACAGGACGAGGGAGAGGGCGTTGGAGTTGGCCAGAGAGTTCGCCGAAAAGTTCGGAAGGAGTATCAGAGGACAAGAGCTCGCGAATCTGCCGAAGGCCGACGTAGTGGTTAACGCCACTCCGGTGCACGACCGAGTATTGGCTCCTTTGGACGGAGCAAGGGCCTATGTGGAGTACGTCTACAATCCGCCTAGGACGGCTATGGTGGAGCTAGCGGAGAGCTTGGGCGTTTCCGTCGTGGACGGCGTATCCATACTAGTGGAACAAGGGGCAATCGCCGAGGAGATCTGGCTCGGCGTCAATCCCGATAGAGAGATCATGAGGAGGGCCGTCTTAGACTTCTTGGGTCAAGGCGCCACTAGCTGA
- the aroD gene encoding type I 3-dehydroquinate dehydratase codes for MVCASVLVEKAKDLEKALSSSARCIEARLDPYRGDLAPVLALLEQLASRKTTIVTIRSASEGGYFRGDEEERLDLYLRALKGRPHYVDVELSSPIAGELIKAKGPTKVILSKHDFTQTPGRETLESWVREAIALGADVVKIATMARSWDDNFKLLSLVGKFERPVVAFAMGPMGLISRVFAPLMGAPFTYAALEQPVAPGQMGYGAMEAIYSSLGVYGDLRSLADMRDALDAVDAALMHLLKMRLEVCREIGRAKKALGLSVYDDARETEVLKRAGDFKQLFDLIVQMCKAVQLVAP; via the coding sequence TTGGTCTGTGCATCCGTCCTAGTTGAGAAGGCCAAGGATTTAGAGAAGGCATTGAGCTCCTCAGCTAGATGTATTGAGGCAAGGCTGGACCCCTATAGGGGCGACCTCGCGCCTGTCTTGGCCCTCCTGGAACAGCTCGCCTCTCGCAAGACGACGATAGTCACGATCAGATCGGCGTCCGAGGGAGGGTATTTCAGAGGTGACGAGGAGGAGAGGTTGGATCTTTACCTTAGGGCATTAAAGGGGAGGCCCCACTACGTCGACGTCGAGTTGAGCTCGCCGATAGCCGGCGAACTGATAAAGGCCAAGGGCCCAACTAAGGTCATCTTGAGCAAACACGACTTCACGCAGACGCCCGGGCGCGAGACTCTAGAGAGTTGGGTCAGAGAGGCTATCGCACTGGGCGCCGACGTTGTGAAGATAGCCACAATGGCCCGATCTTGGGACGATAACTTCAAGCTCTTATCTCTAGTGGGCAAGTTCGAGAGGCCCGTCGTAGCCTTCGCCATGGGGCCCATGGGGCTAATATCGAGGGTCTTCGCTCCACTGATGGGAGCTCCATTTACGTATGCAGCGTTGGAACAGCCCGTTGCGCCGGGCCAGATGGGCTATGGAGCTATGGAGGCTATATATTCGTCTTTGGGCGTCTACGGAGACCTCAGATCTCTCGCGGACATGAGAGATGCCCTGGATGCCGTAGATGCCGCCTTGATGCACTTGCTCAAAATGCGCCTCGAGGTATGTAGAGAAATAGGGAGGGCTAAAAAGGCGCTGGGCCTCTCGGTCTACGACGACGCTAGAGAGACCGAGGTCTTGAAGCGCGCCGGCGATTTTAAACAGCTATTCGATCTTATAGTCCAAATGTGCAAGGCGGTTCAGCTAGTGGCGCCTTGA
- a CDS encoding pyridoxal phosphate-dependent aminotransferase: MELVDILSEIRRVNPPHRLDVGEPDVKPPPQVFEYLKGLEYAPYGPSEGEPELRERVAELFKVDKNEVVVVSGGRHGLAALMWIFRKRGLITPKPYYSGYIEIASNFEIPLSFIETSRETGWIPSFSERGVYLVNYPNNPTGAVLPRHKVRELVDVAEFIISDEVYRDIVFEPFTSPLEFTSNVAVVYSFSKIFSVPGFRVGVVIAPRDIARAVVKFNRATINSAPPILQKAVAQLVPQIPKLGSLLSEIYRRRAELAERVLKLDFARPRGAFYLFPRVKCGSIEFFRGALKVGVSVLPGESFGDQGHVRIALVEPEDRLADAFDKLNGVCPT; the protein is encoded by the coding sequence ATGGAGCTCGTGGATATACTTAGCGAGATAAGGAGGGTTAATCCGCCTCACAGGCTCGACGTAGGCGAGCCGGACGTGAAGCCTCCGCCACAAGTGTTCGAGTATCTGAAGGGCTTAGAGTACGCCCCCTACGGCCCCTCCGAGGGTGAGCCCGAGCTTAGGGAGAGAGTCGCCGAGCTCTTCAAAGTGGACAAAAACGAGGTCGTTGTAGTGTCGGGGGGAAGACACGGCCTTGCTGCCCTAATGTGGATCTTCAGGAAGCGGGGGTTGATAACACCCAAGCCATATTATTCCGGATATATAGAGATAGCGTCAAACTTCGAGATACCTCTGAGCTTCATAGAGACGTCTAGGGAGACCGGGTGGATTCCCAGCTTCAGTGAGAGGGGGGTGTACCTAGTAAACTACCCGAACAACCCAACTGGCGCCGTGTTGCCGAGACATAAGGTGAGGGAGCTAGTGGACGTAGCCGAGTTCATTATAAGCGATGAGGTTTATAGAGATATCGTCTTTGAGCCCTTCACATCGCCCCTGGAGTTCACCTCTAATGTGGCCGTCGTCTACAGCTTCAGCAAGATCTTCTCGGTGCCTGGCTTCAGAGTCGGCGTAGTGATCGCCCCGAGGGACATCGCGAGGGCCGTTGTTAAGTTCAACAGAGCCACAATAAACTCCGCTCCCCCAATTCTCCAGAAAGCGGTCGCGCAATTGGTGCCTCAGATACCCAAGCTCGGCTCGCTGTTGTCTGAGATATATAGGAGGAGGGCCGAGCTCGCTGAGCGTGTCCTCAAGCTGGACTTCGCTAGACCGAGGGGGGCCTTCTACCTCTTCCCGAGGGTTAAGTGCGGGAGTATAGAGTTCTTTAGAGGAGCCTTGAAGGTGGGCGTCTCAGTGTTGCCTGGCGAGAGCTTCGGCGATCAAGGCCACGTGAGAATCGCCCTAGTTGAGCCCGAAGATAGATTGGCGGATGCGTTCGACAAGCTAAACGGCGTCTGTCCAACGTAG
- a CDS encoding 3-phosphoshikimate 1-carboxyvinyltransferase: MLCVKPSPIEGEFPAPPSKPMSQRYIFASALAEGATEIGPLELSDDVVAALRAIQPISSIELRGDLAVIERRTPDRYRAFSVGDSGFTGRVATALYAGIEGFTAIFMAEQLSRRPLRDLVDVLSSYARIVWLPGVVLIDSSGVRRVDVKIRGDVTSQYISGLMFLSTVAEEGGRIEVTGERKSWQYVEATGDVIRIFGGQAEVEDNVIYVRGPLKSPGRLAVPGDYSLSAFLMVGAAITGGRARITNLRGGPDEQIVDILQDAGVSVVLSDGAVSVEGQPARPLDVDLSTAPDLAPPVALLGAFTAGASKIRGVQHLAYKESNRIESISDIVRRLGARAEYSNGVLTVEGPPRRRDVAFECHGDHRICLMALTAMRAVGGCVNDLAPLAKTWPSAVLYLLQSKP; encoded by the coding sequence ATGCTCTGCGTAAAGCCCTCGCCAATAGAGGGGGAGTTCCCCGCGCCGCCATCCAAGCCTATGTCGCAACGGTATATTTTCGCATCAGCGTTAGCCGAGGGAGCGACCGAGATAGGCCCTCTGGAGCTCAGCGACGACGTCGTAGCGGCCTTGAGGGCGATCCAGCCCATATCCTCCATAGAGCTGCGGGGAGATCTAGCCGTGATAGAGAGAAGGACTCCGGACAGATATAGAGCCTTTAGTGTCGGCGACTCGGGGTTCACGGGCAGAGTGGCCACTGCATTGTACGCGGGCATAGAGGGGTTCACTGCCATATTCATGGCCGAGCAGCTCTCAAGGAGGCCGCTGAGAGATCTCGTCGATGTGTTGTCCTCTTATGCGCGCATCGTCTGGTTGCCCGGCGTTGTGCTTATAGACAGCTCCGGCGTTAGACGCGTAGACGTCAAGATCAGAGGCGATGTGACCTCCCAGTATATCAGCGGGCTGATGTTTCTCTCAACGGTCGCGGAGGAGGGCGGCCGCATTGAGGTGACAGGGGAGAGGAAGTCATGGCAGTACGTGGAGGCGACAGGAGATGTCATAAGGATTTTCGGAGGCCAGGCCGAGGTGGAGGACAATGTAATCTATGTGAGGGGCCCCCTTAAGTCTCCGGGCCGTCTGGCGGTGCCCGGCGATTATTCTTTGTCGGCCTTCTTGATGGTGGGCGCGGCAATAACGGGCGGCAGAGCGCGCATCACTAACCTGAGGGGAGGGCCCGACGAACAGATAGTGGACATTTTGCAGGATGCGGGAGTCTCCGTCGTGCTCTCGGATGGCGCCGTTAGCGTGGAGGGCCAACCCGCCAGACCTCTGGATGTCGACTTATCCACCGCGCCCGATCTGGCGCCTCCGGTCGCTCTGTTGGGGGCCTTCACGGCCGGAGCGAGCAAGATCAGAGGAGTACAACATCTCGCCTACAAGGAGTCCAATAGGATCGAGAGCATAAGCGATATAGTGAGGAGGCTCGGCGCACGCGCCGAGTACTCCAACGGCGTTTTGACCGTTGAGGGACCCCCTAGGCGTAGGGATGTGGCCTTCGAATGTCACGGCGATCACAGGATCTGCCTCATGGCCCTCACCGCCATGAGGGCCGTGGGGGGCTGCGTCAACGATCTGGCCCCTCTGGCTAAGACGTGGCCGTCGGCAGTCCTATATCTCCTTCAGAGCAAGCCTTAA
- a CDS encoding 3-dehydroquinate synthase: MREFFYRHSRGITRVIVGRDIDIGRLIGGRAVYLIDEKSNFKAEGDCLVLSGGEEIKGLDTLTKVYQYLASRGVDRATYLVAVGGGALLDLATFAAGTYMRGIGLVLVPTTLLSMVDASIGGKGAVDWGYVKNLIGVIYQPDLIISDLRFVSSTPENVYRSAFAEVVKYGVVLDRGLFEYLRSHRAELLSRDAGALEEVVFRSAQIKSSIVEIDEFETKNIRQVLNFGHTVGHALERVLNLLHGEAVSLGMIAEGKMAVEMGYFKESHLGQLAELLEGFGLPVKTCLSGDSYKRARELVLFDKKRRGDKILMPLPVGLGKWVLEEVPLEYAERGLDQFKCSA, from the coding sequence ATGAGGGAGTTCTTCTACAGACACAGCAGGGGGATCACCAGGGTCATCGTCGGCAGAGATATCGATATAGGGAGACTAATAGGGGGTAGAGCCGTCTACTTAATCGACGAGAAGTCCAACTTCAAGGCTGAGGGGGACTGCCTCGTGTTGAGCGGAGGCGAGGAGATCAAGGGCTTAGATACGCTGACCAAGGTCTACCAATACCTTGCCTCGAGAGGGGTGGACAGGGCCACATACCTCGTGGCAGTCGGAGGAGGTGCCCTCCTCGACTTGGCCACTTTCGCCGCAGGCACCTATATGCGCGGGATAGGGCTCGTCCTTGTGCCGACCACGCTTCTATCGATGGTCGACGCATCTATAGGAGGGAAGGGCGCGGTCGACTGGGGCTACGTGAAGAATCTAATAGGCGTCATATATCAGCCCGATCTCATAATCTCCGATCTGCGTTTCGTGTCCAGCACGCCTGAAAACGTCTATAGATCCGCTTTCGCCGAGGTTGTGAAGTACGGCGTAGTTTTGGACCGGGGTCTCTTCGAGTACCTCAGGAGCCATCGCGCCGAACTCCTCTCCCGCGATGCCGGCGCGCTTGAGGAAGTCGTGTTCAGAAGCGCCCAGATCAAATCGTCGATCGTTGAGATAGACGAGTTCGAGACAAAAAACATAAGGCAGGTCCTAAACTTCGGACATACGGTGGGACACGCCCTGGAGCGCGTATTGAACCTCCTACACGGCGAGGCTGTCTCGCTGGGGATGATCGCAGAGGGAAAAATGGCGGTCGAGATGGGCTACTTCAAGGAGTCCCACTTGGGCCAACTGGCAGAGCTCTTGGAGGGCTTCGGCCTGCCGGTTAAAACCTGTCTGAGCGGCGACTCCTACAAGAGGGCCCGCGAGCTAGTGCTTTTTGACAAAAAGAGGAGGGGGGACAAGATCTTGATGCCCCTCCCGGTGGGCCTGGGGAAGTGGGTCCTGGAGGAAGTGCCGCTGGAGTACGCTGAGAGGGGGCTCGATCAGTTCAAATGCTCTGCGTAA
- a CDS encoding transketolase family protein, whose amino-acid sequence MSLVEELTPREAAGKALADLGDLRKDVVVVVADTGETTRARFFAERHPDRFFNVGIAEQAMAAISAGLAYAGFMPYALTFAEFMLRAWEIIRNSVARLNLPVRFIGTHAGFSDPYDGPSHQALEDIALFRVLPNFTVIAPADSCETYRAVMATAEVRGPVYVRVGRDFHIPATCDLYKVFEVGKGYVAADGSDVAIMTTGQMLGYAIDAAHILREKGISAAVLHFPTIKPLDLTLLSRYARAVKAIVTVEEHMVHGGFGSAVAEALANIGPKPLAMMGVKTFGRTAKSPEELYRYFGLTPENIAARAEELISLAR is encoded by the coding sequence ATGTCGCTAGTGGAGGAGCTTACGCCGAGAGAGGCCGCCGGCAAGGCCTTGGCCGATCTAGGCGACTTGAGGAAGGACGTAGTAGTGGTTGTGGCCGACACAGGTGAAACGACTAGGGCCCGCTTCTTCGCCGAACGGCACCCCGATAGATTCTTCAACGTCGGCATCGCCGAGCAGGCTATGGCCGCCATATCCGCCGGCCTGGCCTACGCCGGCTTTATGCCCTACGCGCTCACCTTCGCCGAGTTCATGTTGAGAGCGTGGGAGATAATTAGAAACTCGGTCGCCCGTTTGAATCTGCCCGTCAGGTTCATAGGCACTCACGCGGGCTTCTCGGATCCATACGATGGGCCCTCGCACCAGGCCCTAGAGGACATTGCGCTCTTCAGAGTGCTTCCCAACTTCACAGTGATAGCGCCCGCCGACTCGTGTGAGACCTACAGAGCCGTGATGGCGACGGCGGAAGTCAGAGGTCCAGTGTACGTGAGAGTTGGAAGAGACTTCCATATACCGGCCACGTGCGACCTCTATAAAGTGTTTGAGGTCGGCAAGGGATACGTGGCGGCCGACGGCTCCGACGTCGCTATAATGACCACCGGCCAGATGCTCGGCTATGCTATCGATGCGGCGCACATCCTGAGGGAGAAGGGCATCTCGGCCGCCGTCTTGCACTTTCCGACGATAAAGCCGCTAGATCTCACGCTCCTCTCCAGATACGCCAGAGCCGTAAAGGCTATTGTAACAGTCGAGGAACACATGGTGCACGGAGGCTTTGGGTCGGCGGTGGCCGAGGCGCTTGCCAACATCGGCCCCAAGCCTCTGGCCATGATGGGCGTCAAGACTTTCGGCAGAACCGCCAAGAGCCCGGAGGAGCTCTATAGATATTTCGGGCTCACGCCCGAAAACATAGCCGCCAGGGCCGAGGAGCTTATATCGCTCGCCAGATGA
- a CDS encoding transketolase: MGVDSLDELSCEARRRLMIMAAYDPGIHIGSSLSVLDILTALYGTGRLKFNAHNGVSTRNYLILSKGHAVHAIYALASLFGYLNQDELRETGSLGSRLQNHPEDDTPFTDVSNSGSLGLGIGMAVGLALGLKLKGHAGKVFLITGDGELDEGISWESMAVAASYKLNNLIVIVDHNKAQLDGFSEEVLRKGDIAGRFRSLGFFVQVVDGHNIGELVKAIEAAERSEAPSAIIAETVRGRGVEGLEGSTRQRVPRDEALEMAKRVTCR, translated from the coding sequence ATCGGGGTGGACTCACTAGACGAGCTATCATGTGAGGCCCGGAGGCGATTGATGATAATGGCCGCCTACGATCCAGGCATCCACATAGGCTCCTCCCTATCGGTCCTGGATATATTGACTGCGCTCTACGGCACAGGGCGGCTTAAGTTCAACGCACATAACGGCGTATCGACCCGGAACTACCTTATCCTCTCCAAGGGCCACGCCGTACACGCCATATACGCGCTGGCCTCGTTGTTCGGCTATCTGAACCAAGACGAGCTGAGAGAGACGGGGTCTTTGGGTAGCAGACTACAGAACCACCCAGAGGACGATACGCCGTTCACCGATGTGTCCAACTCGGGATCCTTAGGCCTTGGCATCGGCATGGCCGTGGGGCTAGCCCTAGGCTTGAAGCTCAAGGGCCACGCCGGTAAGGTCTTCTTGATAACCGGCGACGGAGAGTTGGACGAGGGGATCTCGTGGGAGTCTATGGCGGTGGCCGCCTCCTACAAGTTGAACAACCTAATAGTGATAGTAGATCACAACAAGGCTCAGTTGGACGGATTCTCGGAGGAAGTGCTACGAAAGGGAGACATCGCCGGAAGATTTAGATCGTTGGGCTTCTTCGTCCAAGTGGTAGATGGACACAATATAGGCGAACTCGTGAAGGCTATCGAGGCGGCCGAGAGGTCCGAGGCGCCCAGCGCCATTATTGCCGAGACTGTCCGAGGGAGGGGCGTTGAGGGCTTGGAGGGCTCTACAAGGCAAAGAGTGCCCCGAGATGAGGCACTGGAGATGGCCAAGAGGGTGACATGTCGCTAG
- a CDS encoding tyrosine--tRNA ligase, translated as MSFDIVARNAVELVTEEEIKRKVGGRAYIGYEPAWPVHVGWLVWMYKARDLVEAGFEVILLEAIWHAWINDKGDMATLAEQAAKIRELAGRISSKFKFKDGRDLASDPHYWELVVRVSKAASLARIRRAIPIMGRRQEEVELDFSKLLYPAMQVADIFYLDVDVALGGLDQRRAHMLARDVAEKLGLKKPSSIHTPIITSLTGVGRMEGSSRELDEVLALYKMSKSRPGTAIYVTDTPEEISKKVWSAYCPPNETEFNPVYELAAYLLIPYHGPLEVGGRRYEDAKSLAADYRAGSVQPQTLKQAVVDGLVSALAKLR; from the coding sequence ATGTCCTTCGACATAGTAGCCAGAAACGCGGTGGAGCTAGTCACTGAGGAGGAGATAAAGAGGAAGGTTGGCGGAAGGGCGTATATCGGCTACGAGCCGGCCTGGCCGGTGCACGTAGGTTGGCTCGTCTGGATGTACAAGGCGAGGGATCTCGTTGAGGCAGGTTTCGAGGTGATACTTCTAGAGGCCATATGGCACGCGTGGATAAACGATAAAGGCGATATGGCGACGTTGGCGGAGCAGGCGGCGAAAATACGCGAACTGGCCGGAAGAATATCGAGCAAGTTCAAGTTCAAGGACGGAAGGGACCTCGCCTCGGACCCTCACTACTGGGAGCTTGTGGTGAGAGTCTCCAAGGCCGCCTCTCTCGCCAGGATACGTAGGGCCATACCTATAATGGGGAGAAGACAGGAGGAGGTGGAGCTGGATTTCTCAAAGTTGCTCTATCCAGCTATGCAAGTGGCGGATATCTTCTATCTTGACGTAGACGTCGCGTTGGGAGGGCTGGACCAGAGGAGGGCCCACATGTTGGCCCGCGATGTGGCCGAGAAGTTGGGGCTGAAAAAGCCCTCCTCTATACACACGCCCATAATAACTTCGCTGACCGGCGTGGGGAGGATGGAGGGCAGCAGTAGAGAGTTGGACGAAGTGCTCGCCTTGTACAAGATGTCTAAGTCGAGGCCCGGCACGGCCATATATGTGACGGACACGCCTGAGGAGATCTCCAAGAAGGTCTGGTCAGCGTATTGTCCTCCCAACGAGACTGAGTTCAACCCAGTTTACGAGCTCGCCGCATATCTACTCATACCCTATCACGGCCCCCTGGAGGTAGGAGGGCGTAGATATGAAGATGCTAAGTCTCTGGCAGCCGACTACAGAGCAGGCTCCGTGCAGCCGCAGACGCTGAAACAGGCCGTGGTAGACGGCCTCGTCTCGGCCTTGGCCAAGTTGCGCTAA
- the aroF gene encoding 3-deoxy-7-phosphoheptulonate synthase, with translation MLYAFKNRERARELKEYLDKEGIPSWYVELWGNYIVTTPPNARAQTPVKADVEVELKGEYQLVSRAWKKEPTPVRIGDREVAEGKIFIIAGPCAVENRDQIMAAAKAVKDIGAHALRGGAFKPRTSPYTFQGLGEEGLKLLAEARESTGLPVVTEVMDSQDIPLVAKYADALQIGARNMQNFSLLKKLGKAGRPVLLKRGFGNTIDEWMAAAEYVALHGNGDVIFVERGIRTFDRTLRFTLDVGAIAYMKQATHLPVIGDPSHPAGDRKFVIPLALAILAAGADGLIVEVHPDPSKALSDAAQQLTFEQFRELVEKARALGRALGKTV, from the coding sequence ATGCTCTACGCGTTCAAAAACAGAGAGAGGGCAAGAGAGCTAAAAGAATATTTAGATAAGGAGGGTATACCATCATGGTATGTAGAGCTCTGGGGCAACTATATAGTTACGACGCCGCCTAACGCAAGGGCGCAGACTCCGGTCAAGGCCGACGTAGAGGTCGAGCTGAAGGGGGAGTACCAACTAGTCTCTAGAGCTTGGAAGAAGGAGCCCACCCCAGTGAGGATAGGGGATAGAGAGGTGGCTGAGGGGAAGATCTTCATTATAGCGGGGCCGTGCGCCGTGGAGAATAGAGACCAGATAATGGCGGCGGCAAAGGCTGTGAAGGACATAGGGGCGCACGCCCTCAGAGGCGGCGCCTTCAAGCCCCGTACATCTCCCTACACATTCCAAGGGCTTGGGGAGGAGGGGCTGAAGTTGCTGGCCGAGGCCAGAGAGTCTACAGGTCTGCCGGTAGTGACCGAAGTTATGGACTCCCAAGATATCCCACTCGTCGCCAAATACGCTGATGCGCTTCAGATAGGGGCCCGCAACATGCAGAATTTCTCCCTGCTGAAAAAGTTGGGCAAGGCGGGGAGACCCGTGTTACTGAAACGCGGCTTCGGGAATACCATCGACGAGTGGATGGCCGCCGCAGAATATGTGGCGCTTCACGGCAACGGCGATGTGATCTTCGTGGAGCGCGGGATCCGCACCTTCGACCGAACTCTGCGCTTCACGTTGGACGTCGGAGCTATAGCGTATATGAAACAGGCGACTCACCTTCCAGTGATAGGGGATCCGAGCCATCCGGCCGGCGACAGGAAGTTCGTGATCCCGCTGGCCCTGGCGATATTGGCGGCCGGCGCCGACGGTCTTATTGTGGAAGTACACCCCGATCCGTCCAAAGCTTTGAGCGACGCTGCCCAACAGCTGACCTTCGAGCAGTTCAGAGAACTTGTAGAAAAAGCGCGTGCCCTGGGGAGAGCCCTCGGCAAAACGGTGTAG